A window from Enterocloster bolteae encodes these proteins:
- a CDS encoding sigma-54-dependent Fis family transcriptional regulator gives MKRSVLSACAAIVQKEIEFYAGFTCLEYDVNDENTMRVAGTGIFRSIIYANENQPYSAIEQAKTDRKPVFVRNRNSSICRKCSTNRICTGKAEVVVPLYIRQAFLGTLSVLCYDEKIHKDMLEHTEYYKNLAVHVGQVITRIAESYLLEDALHVTEHALSDLVDSMEDGAVLIENRRVSKVNKNARIQMQRMGIGEELFRETVKVIKRRNSNWLDMRAENRSIRLHAKHQIFDSEFLMGKRLEYVVLEQNLVTEQSYFQDASRNLSLDYFEGTSEVLTKMKKNVMKISEISRYMVIQGERGLGKEMWVKAIHNSGRYAQQELVIFDCNAFSDLNFANQVFDEETGIFCGRDITVCLKEIPRLPYWLQLKLADNITLLENHNIRLIATTLEDLSKMADHNAFSKRLFNLFYPAILCIPPIRERDMDIDYYIQKYLIYYQDFEKKKVACSSRALTMLKNHSWPGNFKQMEQVLSYLISINTSGIITEEDVLRLPDFKQNDGPFNLKEQERQLIQKALQRFTGPYGKQAAADALGISKATLYRKIQEYRLDEA, from the coding sequence ATGAAACGATCCGTATTAAGCGCTTGCGCAGCCATTGTGCAGAAGGAGATTGAATTTTATGCGGGATTTACCTGCCTGGAGTACGATGTGAACGATGAGAATACCATGAGAGTTGCGGGCACAGGCATTTTCAGGTCCATTATCTATGCCAATGAAAACCAGCCCTACAGCGCCATTGAACAGGCCAAGACGGACAGGAAGCCTGTATTTGTGAGAAACAGGAACAGCAGCATCTGCCGCAAATGCAGCACCAACCGCATCTGTACGGGAAAGGCAGAGGTGGTGGTGCCCTTGTATATCAGGCAGGCCTTTCTGGGAACTCTGTCCGTGCTGTGCTATGATGAGAAGATACACAAGGATATGCTGGAACATACAGAATATTATAAAAACCTTGCGGTTCATGTGGGACAGGTCATTACCAGGATTGCGGAGTCATACCTTCTTGAAGATGCCCTGCATGTGACGGAGCACGCCCTTTCCGACCTGGTGGATTCCATGGAGGACGGGGCTGTCCTGATAGAGAACCGGCGGGTGTCAAAGGTCAACAAGAATGCCCGGATCCAGATGCAGAGAATGGGGATAGGAGAGGAGCTGTTCCGGGAAACGGTGAAGGTCATTAAGAGAAGGAACAGCAACTGGCTGGATATGAGGGCGGAGAACAGGAGTATCCGCCTTCACGCAAAGCATCAGATTTTTGATTCTGAGTTCCTTATGGGAAAACGGCTGGAGTATGTTGTGCTGGAGCAGAATCTTGTGACGGAGCAGAGCTATTTCCAGGATGCCAGCAGGAATCTGTCTCTGGACTACTTTGAGGGAACCAGCGAGGTTCTGACGAAGATGAAAAAGAACGTGATGAAAATTTCGGAAATAAGCCGTTACATGGTCATACAGGGGGAGAGGGGACTGGGCAAGGAGATGTGGGTAAAGGCCATACATAACAGCGGGCGCTATGCCCAGCAGGAGCTGGTGATTTTTGACTGCAATGCATTTTCGGACCTGAATTTTGCCAACCAGGTATTTGACGAGGAGACCGGCATATTCTGCGGCAGGGATATTACCGTGTGCTTAAAGGAGATTCCCAGGCTTCCTTACTGGCTTCAGCTAAAGCTGGCGGATAACATTACCCTGCTGGAAAACCACAACATCCGCCTCATTGCCACCACCCTGGAGGACCTGTCTAAGATGGCTGACCACAACGCGTTTTCCAAGCGTCTCTTTAACCTGTTTTATCCCGCTATCCTGTGTATTCCGCCAATCAGGGAGAGGGATATGGATATAGACTACTATATTCAGAAGTATCTGATTTACTATCAGGATTTTGAGAAAAAGAAGGTTGCCTGCAGCTCCAGGGCCCTTACCATGCTTAAGAACCATTCGTGGCCTGGCAATTTCAAACAGATGGAACAGGTCTTAAGCTACCTTATATCCATAAACACCAGCGGAATCATCACGGAAGAGGACGTGCTTCGGCTTCCTGATTTTAAACAGAACGACGGGCCCTTTAACCTGAAGGAGCAGGAACGGCAGCTGATACAGAAAGCGCTGCAGCGTTTTACAGGTCCCTACGGCAAGCAGGCCGCGGCAGATGCCCTGGGTATCAGCAAGGCTACGTTATACCGTAAGATACAGGAATACCGCCTGGATGAAGCATAG
- the trmB gene encoding tRNA (guanosine(46)-N7)-methyltransferase TrmB, producing the protein MRLRHIQGAEETIASSPFVIQEPEQHRGTWNQVFGGSHPLEIEVGMGKGRFIMEKASANPDINYIGIERYSSVLLRGLQKRSEMDLENIYFMCIDAKDMAEIFAPGEVDRIYLNFSDPWPKDRHAKRRLTSPVFMSVYDKILAPQGVVEFKTDNRGLFEYSLESIPDAGWEITEYTFDLHNSPMAEGNVMTEYEMKFASEGKPICKLIARRTGTFGQDPA; encoded by the coding sequence ATGCGATTACGCCACATCCAGGGTGCCGAGGAAACCATTGCCTCCAGCCCATTTGTCATTCAGGAGCCGGAACAGCACCGCGGCACATGGAACCAGGTATTCGGCGGCAGCCATCCCCTTGAAATCGAGGTGGGAATGGGTAAGGGCCGTTTTATTATGGAAAAAGCATCCGCCAACCCGGATATCAACTATATTGGAATTGAGCGCTATTCCAGCGTCCTTCTGCGGGGACTTCAGAAACGCAGCGAAATGGACCTTGAAAATATTTATTTTATGTGCATCGACGCAAAGGACATGGCGGAGATCTTTGCCCCCGGCGAGGTGGACCGGATATACCTGAACTTCTCAGATCCATGGCCAAAGGACCGCCATGCCAAGCGAAGGCTCACATCCCCTGTCTTTATGTCTGTATACGACAAAATTCTGGCGCCCCAGGGTGTTGTTGAATTCAAGACAGATAACCGCGGGCTGTTTGAATATTCCCTGGAATCCATTCCAGATGCCGGCTGGGAGATTACAGAGTATACCTTTGATCTTCACAACAGCCCCATGGCAGAAGGAAATGTGATGACAGAGTATGAGATGAAATTCGCCTCCGAGGGCAAGCCCATCTGCAAGCTCATTGCCCGGCGGACAGGAACCTTCGGCCAGGACCCGGCATAG
- a CDS encoding SH3 domain-containing protein, which yields MSNVERTTSWQQIQQGVKEAERLIARKEYNLVMVRARQVLEYMVRCMAERACVVEGDLSDTIDQLYEGQWINKATKDNYHTIRILGNKAVHEGDDTAYDANQAFQLLTQEVYVFANEFAGGSGGRPVRTSSAARNTSGRPAPRQGTGGGRSASGRNSQRVPARNTRSGPSRQGGPRKKRRRVSPAAYILRLLIPVLLVILLIVVIRVFTSDKGKDADKTTTVPTVTTAPVEPAPTLPPEPETEPETEPPAETYRIKGSSVNVRSEPSTSGRILVQLGSGTEVVYVKRYDNDWAVINYDGQEAYVSSKYIEKVEPVASTGGETEGSEAQTAN from the coding sequence ATGTCGAATGTGGAGCGGACGACCAGCTGGCAGCAGATTCAGCAGGGCGTTAAGGAAGCAGAGCGATTAATTGCGCGCAAGGAATATAATCTTGTGATGGTCAGAGCCAGACAGGTTCTGGAATATATGGTAAGATGCATGGCTGAGAGAGCGTGTGTGGTGGAAGGGGATCTGTCCGATACCATAGACCAGCTGTACGAAGGCCAGTGGATTAACAAGGCCACCAAGGACAATTACCATACCATCCGTATACTGGGGAACAAGGCTGTTCATGAGGGGGATGACACGGCGTATGACGCCAACCAGGCATTCCAGCTGCTGACCCAGGAAGTGTATGTGTTTGCCAATGAATTTGCAGGAGGTTCGGGCGGCCGTCCGGTCAGAACGTCCTCGGCTGCAAGGAATACATCAGGGCGCCCGGCGCCCAGGCAGGGAACCGGCGGAGGCAGGAGCGCTTCCGGCAGGAACAGCCAGAGGGTACCTGCCAGGAATACCCGCAGCGGCCCGTCCCGCCAGGGCGGACCCAGGAAGAAGCGCAGACGGGTATCACCGGCAGCATACATACTGAGACTGCTGATTCCGGTGCTGCTGGTTATACTTCTGATTGTGGTTATCCGTGTTTTCACGTCGGATAAGGGCAAGGATGCAGATAAGACCACCACAGTTCCGACTGTGACCACTGCGCCTGTAGAGCCTGCACCTACGCTGCCGCCGGAACCTGAGACAGAGCCTGAGACAGAGCCGCCTGCAGAGACCTACAGGATTAAGGGAAGCAGTGTAAATGTCCGCAGCGAGCCATCTACCAGCGGCCGGATTCTGGTACAGCTGGGCAGCGGCACCGAGGTGGTGTACGTGAAGCGGTATGACAACGACTGGGCAGTCATTAACTACGATGGCCAGGAGGCGTATGTATCCAGCAAATATATTGAAAAGGTAGAACCCGTGGCGTCAACCGGGGGGGAGACTGAGGGCAGCGAGGCCCAGACAGCCAATTAG
- a CDS encoding H+-transporting two-sector ATPase subunit H.a, producing the protein MDTVINRLSEIEAAAGAIVEEANARKKAFAEEMDAKTAAFDKSMEQETARRIAEIQEKMEADMNGLLAKQKAESEALLKELEDNYNRHHEEYAEALFQKMIKG; encoded by the coding sequence ATGGATACTGTGATTAACCGTTTATCGGAAATCGAAGCAGCGGCCGGAGCCATTGTGGAAGAAGCGAATGCACGCAAGAAGGCATTTGCCGAGGAAATGGACGCAAAGACGGCTGCCTTTGATAAGAGTATGGAACAGGAAACGGCCCGCAGGATTGCAGAGATTCAGGAGAAGATGGAGGCGGACATGAACGGGCTCCTTGCAAAGCAGAAGGCAGAATCAGAGGCCCTGCTTAAGGAGCTGGAAGATAATTATAACCGGCACCATGAAGAATATGCAGAGGCTCTGTTCCAGAAGATGATAAAGGGGTGA
- a CDS encoding V0D/AC39 family V-type ATPase subunit, whose amino-acid sequence MGSLIAYSGIATKVKAMERWRIKDEQFLEMAALETVPDAVQYLRAFLPYREIFGQVEDKDLHRGNIEQHLNLSQYRDFAKLYQFANIKQRRFLDLYFMHYEITILKTCLRNAAGHREQRQDLSMFRDFFERHSALDLITLSQSQSMEEFIGNLKGSVYYGPLYQMQQNGRVTLPACETALDMLYFRSMWKIKDKYLSKNEQKIIAQCFGTRMDMLNLQWICRSKKFYQLEPGEIYAMLIPIQLHLTRKEINRMVEAENLDILYGLIGASWYGRTGLVHLDQDQDLDHLAHDIIDRIYLKTSRKDPYSIAILNSYLYFKEREIQRIITTIEKIRYGLGAS is encoded by the coding sequence ATGGGCAGCCTGATTGCTTACAGCGGCATTGCCACCAAGGTGAAGGCAATGGAACGCTGGCGTATAAAAGATGAGCAGTTCCTTGAGATGGCGGCCCTGGAAACCGTACCGGATGCAGTGCAGTACCTGCGTGCCTTTCTGCCTTACCGCGAGATATTTGGCCAGGTGGAGGACAAGGATCTGCACAGGGGAAACATTGAGCAGCATCTGAATCTGTCCCAGTACAGGGATTTTGCAAAGCTTTACCAGTTTGCCAATATAAAGCAGAGGCGTTTCCTGGACCTGTACTTCATGCATTATGAGATTACCATTCTAAAGACCTGTCTGAGAAATGCGGCAGGCCACAGGGAACAGAGGCAGGACCTTTCCATGTTCCGTGATTTCTTTGAGAGGCATTCCGCCCTTGACCTGATCACGCTTTCCCAGTCCCAAAGCATGGAAGAGTTCATAGGGAATCTGAAGGGGTCCGTGTATTACGGCCCGTTGTACCAGATGCAGCAGAACGGCAGGGTAACCCTTCCGGCCTGTGAGACAGCCCTGGATATGCTGTATTTCAGGTCCATGTGGAAGATTAAGGACAAGTACCTGTCAAAGAACGAGCAGAAGATAATCGCCCAGTGTTTCGGCACCAGGATGGATATGCTGAACCTCCAGTGGATTTGCCGTTCCAAAAAGTTTTACCAGCTGGAGCCAGGGGAGATATACGCCATGCTGATTCCCATACAGCTCCATCTGACCAGAAAAGAGATTAACCGGATGGTGGAGGCGGAGAATCTGGATATACTATACGGACTCATAGGAGCGAGCTGGTACGGCAGGACTGGCCTGGTCCATCTGGACCAAGATCAGGATCTGGACCATCTGGCCCACGATATAATAGACAGGATTTACCTGAAGACAAGCAGAAAAGACCCATACTCCATCGCCATACTGAATTCCTATCTCTACTTTAAGGAGAGGGAAATCCAGCGTATCATCACTACTATTGAGAAGATACGTTATGGGCTGGGAGCAAGTTGA
- a CDS encoding V-type ATP synthase subunit I, giving the protein MIEKMKFLSITGPKEDIDRVVDTYLSRYEIHLENALSELKTVKDLRPYIETNPYKDVLEKAQGLVESYHDLITDQTGRNMKLEEAVEVINSLDTQLKELTDQKNVLVHQRDELKASRDRVIPFAGLNYNVKEILKFRFMKFRFGRISREYYEKFSSYVYETIDTVMFKCEEEGDYVWVVYFVPESLADKIDAIYASMHFERCFLPDEYEGTPVEAGHVLDDRIGSLQKEIDEADRNIVEAMSSRKDEFAAALRRIRTFSTNFDVRKMAAVTKHDTHNFYILCGWMTENDAKRFQKEIECDSDTFCIIEDDHNNIMSTPPTKMKNPGLFRPFEMYVEMYGLPSYNELDPTILIGITYSILFGFMFGDAGQGLCLLIGGFLLYRFKKIRLAGIISCCGVFSTIFGLLFGSVFGFEDIIDAVWLRPQEAMTDLPFIGRLNTVFVVAVAIGMGIILLCMILNIINSLRTHDVEKAYFDTNGVAGLVFYFALASVIVLYMTGNPLPATVILVIMFLIPLLVIFFKEPLAAILEKKAERMETGLGMFITQGIFELFEVLLSYFSNTLSFVRVGAFAVSHAAMMQVVLMLAGAEAGGNTNWAVVVGGNLFVCGMEGLIVGIQVLRLEYYELFSRFYRGSGRAFEPYGKAAGEQ; this is encoded by the coding sequence GTGATTGAGAAGATGAAGTTCTTAAGTATTACCGGCCCTAAGGAGGATATTGACCGGGTGGTGGACACTTATCTGTCAAGATATGAGATCCACCTGGAAAATGCCCTGTCGGAGCTTAAGACAGTAAAAGACCTGAGGCCTTATATTGAAACGAATCCATATAAGGATGTGCTGGAAAAGGCCCAGGGGCTGGTGGAAAGCTATCATGACCTGATAACGGACCAGACGGGCCGGAACATGAAGCTGGAGGAGGCCGTTGAGGTTATTAACAGCCTTGACACCCAGCTTAAGGAACTGACAGACCAAAAGAACGTCCTGGTGCACCAGCGGGACGAGTTAAAGGCTTCCAGGGACAGGGTTATACCCTTTGCAGGGCTTAACTACAATGTGAAGGAGATACTTAAGTTCCGTTTCATGAAGTTCCGTTTCGGACGTATTTCCAGGGAATATTATGAGAAATTCTCATCCTATGTGTATGAGACCATAGACACGGTTATGTTCAAATGCGAGGAGGAGGGGGATTATGTATGGGTGGTCTACTTTGTGCCGGAGAGCCTGGCGGACAAGATTGACGCCATCTATGCATCCATGCATTTTGAGCGGTGTTTCCTTCCGGATGAGTACGAGGGTACTCCGGTGGAGGCAGGACATGTGCTGGACGACAGGATAGGAAGCCTTCAGAAGGAGATAGACGAGGCGGACAGGAATATCGTGGAGGCCATGAGCAGCAGGAAGGACGAGTTTGCCGCTGCCTTAAGGCGCATCAGGACATTTTCAACCAACTTTGATGTGAGGAAAATGGCTGCCGTCACCAAGCATGACACCCATAACTTTTACATCCTGTGCGGATGGATGACGGAGAATGATGCAAAGAGGTTCCAGAAGGAAATCGAATGCGACAGCGATACCTTCTGCATTATTGAGGACGACCACAACAACATCATGAGCACTCCTCCCACCAAGATGAAGAATCCGGGGCTGTTCAGGCCCTTTGAGATGTATGTGGAGATGTACGGGCTGCCATCCTATAATGAGCTGGACCCCACCATACTGATTGGCATTACGTATTCCATTTTGTTTGGTTTCATGTTCGGGGACGCCGGGCAGGGACTGTGCCTGCTGATTGGAGGATTTCTGCTGTACCGGTTTAAGAAGATACGTCTGGCAGGAATCATTTCCTGCTGCGGCGTGTTCTCCACCATATTCGGACTGCTCTTCGGAAGCGTTTTTGGATTTGAGGATATCATAGATGCTGTGTGGCTCAGGCCCCAGGAGGCCATGACAGATCTGCCCTTTATCGGCAGGCTGAACACGGTATTTGTGGTGGCGGTTGCCATTGGAATGGGAATCATCCTTTTATGCATGATTCTCAATATCATCAACAGCCTGAGAACCCATGATGTGGAGAAGGCGTATTTTGACACAAACGGCGTGGCCGGGCTGGTATTCTATTTTGCCCTGGCATCCGTGATTGTACTGTATATGACCGGAAATCCGCTTCCCGCCACCGTGATTCTGGTAATCATGTTCCTGATTCCGCTTCTGGTGATATTCTTTAAGGAACCGCTGGCAGCCATATTGGAGAAAAAGGCGGAACGGATGGAAACCGGCCTGGGAATGTTTATCACCCAGGGCATATTTGAACTCTTTGAGGTGCTGTTAAGCTATTTTTCCAACACCCTTTCCTTTGTCCGTGTGGGTGCGTTTGCAGTGAGCCACGCAGCCATGATGCAGGTGGTCCTGATGTTAGCAGGGGCAGAGGCAGGAGGAAATACCAACTGGGCCGTGGTGGTTGGCGGCAACCTGTTTGTATGCGGTATGGAGGGCCTGATTGTGGGCATCCAGGTACTGCGTCTGGAATACTATGAGCTGTTCAGCCGGTTCTACCGCGGCAGCGGCAGGGCATTTGAACCGTATGGAAAGGCTGCCGGAGAGCAGTAA
- a CDS encoding ATP synthase subunit C yields MSLLVKITLSAALILSIAVPFGAFAAGEKTKGRYRTALAANVFLFFGTMVFAAVVMFSGNAAAAETGAQAAGSSAAGMGYLSAALATGLSCLGGGIAVSAAASAALGAISEDSSILGKSLIFVGLAEGVCLYGLIISFMILGKL; encoded by the coding sequence ATGAGTTTATTAGTTAAAATTACACTGAGCGCAGCACTTATTTTAAGCATTGCAGTACCTTTTGGGGCATTTGCAGCAGGGGAAAAGACAAAGGGACGCTATAGGACAGCCCTGGCAGCCAATGTATTCCTGTTTTTCGGCACCATGGTATTCGCGGCAGTGGTCATGTTCTCCGGCAATGCAGCGGCAGCCGAGACAGGAGCCCAGGCAGCCGGTTCATCCGCGGCAGGCATGGGCTATCTGTCGGCAGCACTGGCCACAGGACTTTCCTGTCTGGGCGGCGGCATCGCTGTTTCCGCAGCAGCCAGCGCAGCACTGGGAGCTATCAGCGAGGACAGCTCCATCCTTGGTAAATCATTAATCTTCGTAGGTCTTGCCGAAGGTGTGTGTCTCTATGGTCTGATCATATCCTTTATGATCTTAGGAAAGCTGTAA
- a CDS encoding V-type ATP synthase subunit F produces MKMYLISDNIDTLTGMRLAGVEGAVVHKREELKEELDKALADKTIGIILLTEKFGREFPEIIDNVKLERKLPLIVEIPDRHGTGRKPDFITSYVNEAIGLKL; encoded by the coding sequence ATGAAGATGTACCTTATCAGCGACAACATCGACACACTGACCGGCATGCGGCTGGCGGGAGTCGAGGGGGCTGTGGTCCATAAGAGGGAAGAACTGAAGGAAGAACTGGATAAGGCCCTGGCCGACAAAACCATCGGGATCATCCTGCTGACAGAAAAGTTCGGCAGGGAATTTCCGGAGATCATCGACAATGTAAAGCTGGAGCGCAAGCTTCCGCTGATTGTGGAGATTCCGGACCGCCATGGAACCGGCCGCAAGCCGGACTTTATCACCTCTTATGTGAACGAGGCAATCGGACTGAAACTGTAG
- a CDS encoding V-type ATP synthase subunit E: MTTEEKLKHFQDICMTDARERSARMLDDYMNALEAAFEEHAADARRRADMQVEAETEKLEREINKRLSIGQLDLKREASHKQEELKDKLFVELRDKLANFMETQDYQRLLDRQVKAAKEFAGDEELIIYMDPSDVDKLQRIAMHHNATIKVSEYSFNGGTRAVLPGKHILIDNSFQTKLNEARHEFKFDLTGGRQSG; encoded by the coding sequence TTGACAACAGAGGAAAAGCTAAAGCATTTCCAGGATATCTGCATGACGGATGCCAGAGAGCGCAGCGCCAGGATGTTAGATGACTATATGAACGCCCTGGAGGCTGCCTTTGAGGAGCATGCGGCTGACGCCAGGAGGCGGGCCGACATGCAGGTGGAGGCAGAGACAGAGAAGCTGGAGCGTGAAATCAATAAAAGGCTGTCCATCGGCCAGCTGGATTTAAAGAGGGAGGCCAGCCACAAGCAGGAGGAACTTAAGGATAAGCTGTTCGTGGAACTGCGCGACAAACTGGCCAACTTTATGGAGACACAGGATTACCAGCGGCTTCTGGACCGCCAGGTAAAGGCTGCCAAGGAATTTGCAGGGGATGAGGAACTGATTATCTATATGGACCCATCGGATGTGGATAAGCTGCAGCGCATTGCCATGCACCACAACGCCACCATCAAGGTCAGCGAATATTCCTTTAACGGAGGCACCAGGGCTGTGCTTCCGGGTAAGCATATACTTATAGACAACTCATTCCAGACTAAGTTAAACGAGGCCCGCCATGAGTTTAAATTTGACTTGACAGGAGGTAGGCAAAGTGGCTAA
- a CDS encoding V-type ATP synthase subunit A: protein MAKTGVIYGINGPVVSLLGDSGFQMNEMVHVGQEKLVGEVIGLNSEKTTIQVYEETSGIKPGETVTGTGAPVSVTLAPGILSNIFDGIERPLSEIAKGSGYYISRGISVNSLDTDKKWDTHMVVKEGDRIMPGTIIAEVPETRAITHKVMAPPDAEGYVLTVVPDGRYTIEEPLLTLQLMDGTERTLTMTQKWPIRVARPSARRFPAVKPLITGQRILDTMFPLAKGGTAAIPGGFGTGKTMTQHQVAKWSDADVIIYIGCGERGNEMTQVLEEFSELIDPKTGNPLMDRTTLIANTSNMPVAAREASLYSGLTLAEYYRDMGYHVAIMADSTSRWAEALRELSGRLEEMPAEEGFPAYLASRLSAFYERAGMMQNLNGTEGSVTIIGAVSPQGGDFSEPVTMNTKRFVRCFWGLDKSLAYARHFPAIHWLTSYSEYINDLSSWYMDNVDKRFVDDRNRLMALLVQESSLMEIVKLIGADVLPDDQKLVLEIAKVIRLGFLQQNAFHKDDTSVPLIKQFKMMEVILYLYKKSRSLVSMGMPVSVLKEENIFDKIISIKYDVPNDRLEMFDDYMKMIDGFYDRVVERNA from the coding sequence GTGGCTAAGACAGGTGTGATTTACGGTATAAATGGTCCTGTCGTTTCCCTGCTGGGCGACTCAGGGTTCCAGATGAATGAGATGGTGCATGTGGGCCAGGAGAAGCTGGTGGGCGAGGTCATCGGACTGAACTCAGAGAAGACCACCATTCAGGTTTATGAGGAGACCAGCGGAATTAAGCCGGGAGAAACCGTGACTGGTACAGGCGCTCCTGTATCCGTTACACTGGCGCCGGGAATCCTGAGCAATATATTTGACGGAATTGAGCGTCCCTTAAGCGAGATTGCCAAGGGAAGCGGATATTATATCAGCAGAGGCATATCCGTCAACAGTCTGGATACGGATAAAAAGTGGGATACCCACATGGTGGTGAAGGAAGGGGACAGAATCATGCCCGGCACCATTATTGCTGAGGTGCCGGAGACAAGGGCTATCACCCATAAGGTCATGGCTCCGCCGGACGCGGAAGGCTATGTCCTTACAGTGGTGCCGGACGGCCGGTACACCATAGAGGAGCCGCTTCTGACCCTTCAGCTCATGGACGGCACTGAGAGGACCCTGACCATGACCCAGAAATGGCCCATCCGCGTGGCCAGGCCGTCTGCCAGGCGGTTCCCGGCAGTGAAGCCCCTGATCACAGGCCAGCGTATTCTGGACACCATGTTTCCCCTGGCAAAGGGCGGCACGGCAGCCATTCCCGGAGGCTTCGGCACTGGCAAAACCATGACCCAGCACCAGGTGGCAAAGTGGTCGGATGCGGATGTCATCATCTATATTGGCTGCGGTGAGCGCGGCAACGAGATGACCCAGGTTCTGGAGGAGTTCTCAGAGCTCATAGACCCAAAGACAGGAAATCCGCTGATGGACAGGACGACCCTGATTGCCAACACATCCAACATGCCGGTGGCTGCCCGTGAGGCCAGCCTGTATTCCGGCCTTACCCTGGCCGAGTATTACAGGGATATGGGATACCATGTGGCCATTATGGCTGACTCCACCTCCAGATGGGCAGAGGCCTTAAGGGAGCTGTCAGGCCGTCTGGAGGAAATGCCTGCCGAGGAAGGTTTCCCGGCTTACCTGGCATCCCGCCTTTCCGCGTTCTACGAGAGGGCGGGCATGATGCAGAACCTCAATGGAACAGAAGGTTCCGTGACTATCATCGGCGCGGTGTCGCCTCAGGGAGGCGATTTCTCCGAGCCTGTGACCATGAATACCAAGCGTTTTGTGCGCTGTTTCTGGGGACTGGATAAATCCCTGGCTTACGCCAGGCACTTCCCGGCCATCCATTGGCTTACCAGCTATTCGGAATATATTAACGACCTGTCCTCCTGGTACATGGACAATGTGGATAAGCGGTTTGTGGACGACCGGAACCGCCTGATGGCGCTTCTGGTGCAGGAGAGCAGCCTGATGGAGATTGTAAAGCTGATTGGAGCCGACGTACTGCCGGATGACCAGAAGCTGGTGCTTGAAATCGCAAAGGTGATCCGTCTGGGGTTCCTGCAGCAGAATGCATTCCACAAGGACGACACGTCTGTGCCTTTGATTAAGCAGTTTAAGATGATGGAAGTCATTCTTTACCTGTATAAAAAATCACGTTCCCTTGTGTCCATGGGCATGCCTGTGTCTGTGCTGAAGGAGGAGAACATATTTGACAAAATCATATCCATTAAATACGATGTGCCCAATGACCGCCTGGAAATGTTTGATGACTATATGAAGATGATAGACGGTTTCTACGACAGGGTCGTGGAACGGAACGCGTAA